Proteins found in one Aneurinibacillus uraniidurans genomic segment:
- a CDS encoding acyl-CoA dehydrogenase family protein, with amino-acid sequence MAGRYMQEEHKIFRDAFRKFLEKEAYPHYDTWEKDGIIPREFWTKLGENGFLCPWLDERYGGLNADFVYEVIINEELERVGSSLIGVGLHNDIVVPYLDTFGTEEQKERWLPGCISGELITAIAMTEPGAGSDLAGIRTTAVRDGDHYILNGEKTFITNGIHADLVVVVCKTDPAAKPAYKGISLLVVDRNTLGFSRGKKLDKVGLHSQDTAELIFEDARVPVQNLLGEEGQGFYYLMDKLQQERLVVAIAAQVAAEEMLKLTMEYVQNRKAFGQSIGSFQNTRFKIAEMATQIEIGRTFLDDLIVNHMAGKDVVTQVSMAKWWVTDMAKQVASECMQLHGGYGYMEEYEIARRYRDIPVAAIYAGTTEIMKTIIAKNLGL; translated from the coding sequence ATGGCAGGCAGATACATGCAGGAAGAACATAAAATATTTCGAGATGCGTTTCGTAAATTTTTGGAGAAGGAAGCGTATCCACACTATGACACGTGGGAAAAAGACGGTATCATTCCCCGCGAATTCTGGACGAAGCTGGGGGAGAACGGATTTTTATGCCCGTGGCTGGATGAACGGTATGGTGGGCTAAATGCGGATTTTGTGTATGAAGTGATTATTAACGAAGAATTAGAGCGTGTTGGATCGAGCTTGATCGGAGTGGGGCTGCATAATGATATTGTCGTTCCGTATCTTGATACATTCGGAACCGAAGAGCAGAAAGAGCGCTGGCTTCCTGGCTGCATTAGCGGGGAGCTAATTACGGCGATTGCGATGACGGAACCAGGGGCGGGATCAGATCTGGCCGGAATCCGGACAACAGCGGTGCGCGATGGTGACCACTACATTCTAAACGGAGAGAAGACGTTCATTACAAACGGCATTCACGCTGATCTGGTCGTTGTCGTATGCAAAACAGATCCAGCGGCTAAACCGGCGTATAAAGGTATTAGCCTGCTCGTCGTAGATCGCAACACGCTGGGCTTTTCACGCGGCAAAAAGCTGGATAAAGTCGGGTTGCACAGTCAGGATACGGCGGAGCTTATTTTTGAGGATGCACGTGTTCCGGTACAGAACTTGCTGGGGGAAGAAGGCCAAGGCTTCTATTATTTGATGGATAAGCTGCAGCAGGAGCGGTTGGTTGTAGCTATCGCTGCACAAGTTGCTGCCGAGGAAATGCTGAAGCTGACAATGGAATACGTCCAAAATCGCAAAGCGTTTGGCCAGTCGATTGGTAGCTTCCAGAATACCCGCTTTAAAATTGCAGAAATGGCAACGCAGATCGAAATTGGACGTACATTCCTAGATGATCTTATCGTCAATCATATGGCAGGCAAAGATGTTGTTACACAAGTGTCGATGGCGAAATGGTGGGTCACTGACATGGCAAAGCAGGTCGCGTCTGAATGCATGCAGCTGCACGGTGGCTACGGGTATATGGAAGAATACGAAATCGCTCGCAGATACCGCGATATTCCGGTAGCGGCGATTTATGCCGGTACAACGGAAATTATGAAAACAATTATTGCGAAAAATCTGGGACTATAA
- a CDS encoding thiolase family protein, producing the protein MRDVVIVSGMRTPIGDFSGALKSLTAVELGIIALRAAIEKAGIVAEQIEEVLAGHVYQAGCKGNPARQVALGAGCNVETVAATINQQCPSSIRAAEILVQEIMLGKVEIGAAVGFESMTNVPHLLPKARDGFRMGGGEIVDSLLYDALIDPYNNYHMGVTAENLAEQYEISRTEQDAHALLSHQRACQAIKEGRFKDEIVPVEVKTRKGTVVIDTDEHPNQDTSLESLAKLRPVFKKDGTVTAGNASSLNDGAAALIIMSADKAKELGLKPLARIVATASAAVDPKVMGIGVVPAVDRALKFANLSVGDIDYWEVNEAFAAQFLAVNRELKIDIENVNANGSGVSLGHPVGSTGVRLLVTLLNEMKRRGVRYGCASLCAGGGPAAAMIVEALE; encoded by the coding sequence ATGCGCGATGTCGTAATTGTAAGCGGGATGCGAACACCAATTGGTGATTTTTCCGGGGCATTAAAAAGTTTGACTGCGGTAGAGTTAGGGATTATTGCACTGAGGGCAGCGATTGAGAAAGCAGGCATTGTCGCCGAGCAAATTGAAGAAGTGCTTGCAGGGCATGTCTACCAAGCTGGATGTAAAGGGAATCCAGCTCGTCAGGTCGCACTTGGAGCAGGATGCAATGTAGAAACCGTGGCGGCCACCATTAATCAGCAGTGTCCGTCCTCCATCCGGGCAGCGGAAATTCTCGTACAGGAGATTATGCTCGGCAAGGTTGAGATCGGGGCTGCCGTTGGCTTTGAAAGTATGACAAACGTGCCGCATTTGCTGCCGAAAGCACGGGACGGTTTCCGTATGGGTGGCGGAGAAATTGTTGATTCGCTGTTATATGATGCACTTATTGATCCATACAACAATTATCATATGGGCGTAACGGCCGAAAATCTTGCCGAGCAGTATGAGATTTCTCGTACGGAGCAGGATGCGCATGCGCTGCTCAGTCATCAGCGTGCCTGCCAGGCGATTAAAGAAGGAAGGTTTAAAGACGAGATCGTTCCGGTGGAAGTGAAGACGAGAAAAGGAACCGTTGTAATCGACACAGATGAGCATCCGAATCAGGATACTAGTCTCGAATCACTTGCAAAGTTGCGCCCGGTGTTCAAAAAAGACGGAACGGTGACAGCTGGCAATGCATCCAGTCTGAATGACGGAGCAGCCGCCCTTATTATTATGTCTGCGGATAAAGCAAAAGAACTTGGGCTCAAGCCTCTTGCCCGTATCGTGGCAACCGCATCTGCGGCGGTTGATCCGAAGGTGATGGGGATCGGTGTCGTTCCAGCGGTTGATCGTGCGCTCAAGTTTGCGAATCTGAGCGTAGGGGATATTGACTATTGGGAGGTTAATGAAGCATTTGCCGCCCAGTTCCTTGCGGTGAACAGGGAGCTGAAGATTGATATCGAGAATGTAAACGCAAATGGCTCCGGTGTATCACTTGGTCATCCGGTCGGTTCGACAGGTGTTCGGTTGCTGGTGACGTTACTTAATGAAATGAAGCGCCGTGGTGTTCGATACGGCTGTGCGTCTTTATGCGCAGGTGGGGGTCCTGCGGCAGCTATGATTGTGGAGGCGCTTGAGTAG
- a CDS encoding fumarylacetoacetate hydrolase family protein has translation MKLLNFKRNAQIHLGIKTEYGIIDVCAALKENLTMEQLIEQGDAGLAQLQSLLNYQNLSYIDETNISYAPIVSKPEKIICVGLNYISHAKESNMQIPASPVLFSKFANALAAHQEPIRIPRDSEKIDYEAELVIVIGKTAKDVSEAEALQYVYGYSAGNDLSARDFQFRSGQWLLGKTCDQFAPVGPYLVTADEVGDAGNLHIQCTVNGEVRQSANTKDMIFNCAAIISYVSHHMTLQPGDIIYSGTPEGVILGYPEGQQKWLQPGDTVAVSIEKIGTLTNVLV, from the coding sequence ATGAAACTTTTAAACTTTAAACGAAACGCTCAAATTCACCTCGGAATCAAAACAGAATACGGAATCATTGATGTATGTGCTGCTCTTAAGGAAAATCTTACGATGGAACAATTAATTGAACAAGGAGATGCTGGGCTTGCCCAGCTACAATCTCTACTGAATTACCAGAATCTTTCGTACATAGATGAAACAAACATTAGCTACGCACCGATTGTATCAAAGCCAGAAAAAATTATTTGTGTAGGTCTAAACTACATTAGCCATGCGAAAGAATCAAATATGCAGATTCCGGCCTCACCTGTTTTGTTTAGCAAATTTGCAAACGCATTAGCTGCTCATCAAGAACCAATCCGTATCCCTCGCGACTCCGAAAAAATCGATTATGAAGCAGAGCTTGTGATTGTGATCGGAAAAACAGCAAAAGATGTGTCAGAGGCAGAGGCACTCCAGTACGTATATGGCTACAGTGCAGGCAACGATCTTTCCGCCCGTGATTTCCAATTCCGCTCCGGTCAGTGGCTGCTCGGCAAGACATGCGATCAATTCGCTCCCGTCGGACCTTATCTGGTCACCGCTGATGAGGTAGGCGATGCCGGGAATTTGCATATTCAATGCACAGTAAATGGAGAAGTGCGCCAGTCTGCTAATACGAAAGACATGATTTTTAATTGTGCCGCCATCATCAGTTATGTATCACACCATATGACACTGCAGCCTGGCGATATCATTTACTCTGGTACGCCGGAGGGAGTTATCCTTGGATATCCGGAAGGTCAGCAGAAGTGGCTCCAGCCAGGGGATACGGTTGCGGTTTCCATCGAAAAAATTGGGACGTTGACGAATGTGTTAGTGTAG
- a CDS encoding SLC13 family permease has protein sequence MREYTYAQNRKELYLKFGILKKDIVFTISLVLAIMSCFIQAPKLQYINFNVLISLFNLMLAVKAFEELKILDKLAVAILNKCTNSKRVSAILILLCFFSSMLVTNDVALITFVPLTLIISKKTKIRMLDTIILQTIAANIGSSLTPMGNPQNLFIFSYYGIKPMQFFTTVLLLVILGMISVYLLNHRLNSEVLEMELPSIPMADRKKTIVWGIVFFMITASILGVISYKLTFIITLVTACIFDIKLLRKIDYLLLITFICFFIFIGNISNLAVVHTYASENLKSPTSIYLSSILLSQFISNVPAAILLSKFCMNWQPLLLGINIGGLGTIIASLASVISYKLFIKKNPQESKIYLIKFSLYNFSVLGFLTIVHYFILALM, from the coding sequence ATGAGAGAATATACATATGCCCAAAATAGAAAAGAACTGTACTTGAAATTTGGCATCTTAAAAAAAGACATTGTATTTACTATATCACTTGTGTTAGCAATTATGAGCTGTTTCATACAGGCTCCAAAACTACAGTATATTAATTTTAATGTATTAATTAGTTTATTTAATCTTATGCTCGCAGTAAAGGCCTTTGAAGAACTTAAAATATTGGATAAGCTAGCAGTTGCTATACTGAATAAATGCACTAATAGCAAAAGGGTTTCGGCTATTCTGATATTATTATGTTTTTTTAGTTCTATGTTAGTAACCAATGATGTGGCATTAATAACCTTTGTACCATTAACTCTTATTATTAGTAAAAAAACAAAAATTCGGATGCTAGATACCATTATACTTCAGACTATTGCTGCTAATATCGGTAGCAGTCTAACTCCTATGGGTAACCCTCAAAACCTGTTTATATTTTCTTATTATGGAATTAAGCCGATGCAGTTTTTTACAACTGTCCTTTTACTAGTGATACTAGGAATGATTTCTGTATATCTTCTAAATCATAGGCTGAATAGTGAAGTGCTAGAAATGGAGCTCCCTTCTATTCCTATGGCAGATAGAAAAAAAACAATTGTATGGGGAATTGTTTTTTTTATGATAACTGCATCTATACTTGGAGTTATAAGCTACAAACTTACGTTCATCATCACATTGGTAACAGCATGTATTTTTGACATAAAATTATTAAGAAAGATAGATTATCTATTACTTATTACCTTTATATGTTTTTTTATATTTATAGGAAATATATCCAATCTAGCAGTTGTACACACATATGCGAGCGAAAACCTAAAAAGCCCAACTTCCATATACCTCAGTTCAATACTTTTAAGTCAGTTTATAAGTAATGTACCAGCTGCAATCCTTTTATCGAAATTCTGTATGAATTGGCAGCCTCTATTATTAGGAATCAATATAGGTGGACTTGGTACGATTATTGCCTCTCTAGCTAGTGTAATCTCATATAAGCTGTTTATTAAAAAGAATCCACAGGAAAGTAAAATTTACCTAATAAAGTTTAGCCTATACAACTTTTCGGTTTTAGGATTTTTAACTATAGTTCATTACTTTATATTGGCTTTGATGTAA
- the map gene encoding type I methionyl aminopeptidase produces MIILKNEKEIERMHEAGKLLASCHQKIAAMIKPGITTWEIEAFVEKFLKANGATPEQKGYQGYKYATCASVNDEICHGFPNKKPLKDGDIVTIDMVVNLDGALADSAWTYAVGTVSPEVERLLDVTKESLYKGIEQATIGNRLGDIGHAIQSYVEAAGFSVVRDFTGHGIGKTIHEDPAVLHYGKPGKGMRLKEGMVITIEPMVNIGSWHSKMDANGWTARTTDGKFSAQYEHTLAITKDGPRILTEQQ; encoded by the coding sequence ATGATCATATTGAAGAATGAAAAAGAAATTGAACGGATGCATGAGGCAGGTAAACTCCTTGCTTCGTGCCACCAAAAAATCGCTGCGATGATCAAACCGGGAATTACCACATGGGAGATCGAAGCATTTGTGGAGAAGTTCTTAAAAGCGAATGGTGCAACACCGGAGCAAAAAGGCTATCAGGGTTATAAATACGCGACATGTGCATCCGTAAACGATGAGATTTGTCACGGGTTTCCGAATAAAAAACCGCTAAAAGACGGCGATATCGTTACAATTGACATGGTCGTGAATTTGGATGGAGCATTGGCTGATTCTGCCTGGACGTATGCGGTAGGAACGGTTTCACCCGAAGTGGAGCGATTGCTGGATGTAACGAAAGAATCATTGTATAAGGGAATTGAACAGGCGACAATCGGCAATCGACTCGGCGATATCGGGCACGCGATCCAGTCATATGTCGAGGCAGCCGGATTTTCGGTTGTGCGGGACTTTACCGGTCACGGCATTGGGAAAACGATTCACGAGGACCCGGCTGTACTTCATTACGGCAAACCAGGCAAAGGAATGCGCTTGAAAGAAGGAATGGTCATTACGATTGAGCCGATGGTCAACATAGGCTCATGGCATAGCAAGATGGATGCGAACGGCTGGACGGCGCGGACGACAGATGGCAAATTTTCGGCACAGTATGAACACACACTGGCGATTACCAAAGATGGCCCACGTATTCTGACGGAACAACAATAA
- a CDS encoding ATP-binding protein, protein MNGEWAFYPDQLLVPEDFTREEKTPTYVQVPSFWNHYSINGKKRSSYGSATYRLQIKLKGREQIVGIKTSNIRMANKIYVNGQLVGSSGVPGSPETYSPKNTPYVRYVNVSGAKLDIIVQVSNYVYAPNGGISHAIYFGSQAAISALREKALLFDWIMLTSFFLMGVYFLGLYIQRRKDRSVLCFALFCFFSALYTVTHGEKVLYTFFPHIDYFLFQRLQVISGTISAVSLVLYTYFSFPKLCFLWFVRVIVFIGSVLMIMFLIFPMTVYTQLDFSFAFLGSIPYFYMIYISVLAAVRRVEGAGYVTIGALSLMIAMVETTLNVDGYSSMNLLPPFEPLLFMVMHSFWISLRFYNVFKKNEELSMKLVTADKVKDEFLAKTSHELRTPLHGIINLTQLLLDDIGKEIHPRQKESLYLIHSTGKRLSNLIHDIIDVSKMKQGELSIYPSCIDVRTSAQTVLAIFSTLQHEKGIRILNHIPQDLPPAYVDENRLHQIFYNLVDNALKYTLHGKVELLAYVQGEWLEIVVEDTGTGIPEDKYDEIFQSFHQLEAHMTRENSGIGLGLNITKQLVELHGGTITVASNIGEGTRFTFTLPIAKEEREKEIHEENVYSLKNIGGRDVSFSTPHKMIKNGAYTVLAVDDEYSNLTIVMNAMNSMGYSVIAVKNGEEAIEVLQSHPNIDLVILDLMMPRLSGLEVCRHIRQTSSLSELPILMLTATGQVGDILASFEAGANDFLQKPVELAELKARVDSLLLMKKSAQHAIQNELDFLQAQITPHFLYNTLNTIVSLSYKDSEKMREIIHDLAYYLRAKFDFNRTERFVPIQREIELVRAYLEIEQVRYSQRLQIVFDIDEAVACFIPPLTIQPLVENAIQHGIAPQVSGGTVKVSIQQMRDEVCITVEDDGVGMPQERIRQILDGQYDGVGFRNVNKRLQTMYNCQLQIESASGEGTKVVMLIKEGGMR, encoded by the coding sequence TTGAATGGGGAGTGGGCGTTTTACCCAGATCAATTGCTTGTACCAGAAGACTTTACAAGAGAAGAAAAAACGCCGACGTATGTCCAAGTCCCTTCTTTCTGGAATCATTATAGCATCAATGGCAAAAAGCGTTCTTCTTATGGTAGTGCAACGTATCGTCTGCAAATTAAGCTAAAAGGTCGTGAACAGATCGTTGGGATTAAAACATCGAACATTCGTATGGCAAATAAAATCTATGTGAATGGGCAGCTGGTAGGATCGAGTGGAGTGCCAGGAAGCCCCGAAACCTATTCGCCGAAAAACACGCCATACGTGCGCTATGTGAATGTATCAGGCGCTAAGCTGGATATTATTGTTCAAGTTTCTAATTATGTGTATGCACCTAACGGCGGAATTTCACATGCGATTTATTTTGGAAGCCAGGCGGCTATTTCCGCATTACGAGAAAAGGCACTTCTATTCGATTGGATTATGCTGACGAGCTTTTTTCTTATGGGTGTGTACTTTCTTGGATTATACATACAAAGAAGAAAAGATAGATCGGTATTATGCTTCGCTCTTTTTTGTTTTTTTTCAGCACTCTATACTGTTACACATGGGGAGAAGGTGTTGTATACGTTCTTTCCCCACATTGATTACTTTTTGTTTCAAAGACTGCAAGTTATTTCAGGTACGATTTCTGCTGTCAGTCTAGTTTTGTATACGTATTTCTCTTTTCCAAAACTATGTTTTTTGTGGTTTGTTCGGGTGATTGTCTTTATAGGCAGTGTGCTTATGATTATGTTTCTTATTTTTCCGATGACCGTTTATACACAGTTGGATTTCAGTTTCGCATTTTTGGGGAGTATCCCGTACTTTTATATGATTTATATCTCCGTATTGGCAGCTGTTAGAAGAGTGGAAGGAGCCGGCTACGTTACAATTGGAGCTCTTTCATTAATGATTGCAATGGTGGAGACAACGCTTAATGTAGATGGATATTCATCTATGAATCTCTTACCTCCTTTTGAGCCGCTCTTATTTATGGTTATGCATTCTTTTTGGATATCACTTCGGTTTTATAATGTGTTTAAAAAGAATGAAGAGTTGTCCATGAAATTAGTAACGGCTGATAAGGTAAAGGATGAATTTCTCGCCAAAACCTCGCATGAGTTACGAACGCCGCTGCATGGAATTATTAACCTGACGCAGCTATTGTTAGACGACATCGGGAAAGAGATACATCCTAGACAAAAAGAGAGCTTATACTTGATTCATTCAACAGGAAAGCGCCTCTCTAACCTTATTCATGATATTATCGACGTTTCGAAAATGAAGCAGGGTGAATTATCTATTTATCCATCTTGTATTGATGTAAGAACGAGTGCTCAGACGGTGCTGGCTATTTTCTCTACGTTACAGCACGAAAAAGGAATCAGGATTCTTAACCATATTCCTCAAGACTTACCCCCTGCTTATGTAGATGAGAATCGTCTGCATCAGATTTTTTATAATTTAGTTGATAATGCTCTGAAATATACGTTACATGGAAAGGTTGAACTTTTGGCTTACGTACAGGGTGAGTGGCTGGAGATTGTTGTGGAAGATACGGGAACAGGAATTCCGGAAGATAAATATGATGAAATTTTTCAGTCGTTTCATCAATTAGAGGCACATATGACCCGGGAGAATAGCGGAATTGGCCTTGGCTTAAACATTACCAAGCAATTAGTCGAATTACACGGGGGGACAATTACGGTAGCGTCAAATATAGGAGAAGGAACGCGCTTTACATTTACGCTACCAATCGCAAAAGAAGAAAGGGAGAAAGAAATACATGAAGAAAACGTGTATTCCCTAAAAAATATAGGAGGACGAGACGTCTCTTTTTCCACTCCGCACAAAATGATCAAGAACGGCGCCTATACAGTATTAGCCGTAGATGATGAGTATTCGAATTTAACAATTGTGATGAATGCCATGAACTCGATGGGGTATTCGGTGATTGCGGTAAAAAATGGAGAGGAAGCGATTGAGGTACTGCAAAGTCATCCGAATATTGATTTGGTTATTCTGGATCTTATGATGCCGCGCTTGTCTGGGTTAGAGGTGTGTAGGCACATTCGACAAACGTCTAGCTTAAGTGAACTGCCTATTCTTATGCTTACAGCAACCGGACAAGTCGGGGATATTCTTGCTTCGTTTGAAGCGGGGGCCAATGACTTTTTGCAAAAACCTGTAGAGCTTGCGGAATTGAAGGCTAGAGTCGATTCTTTGCTGCTTATGAAAAAATCAGCGCAACATGCGATTCAGAACGAACTGGATTTTTTACAAGCGCAAATTACCCCGCATTTTTTATACAATACGCTGAATACCATCGTATCGCTCTCGTATAAGGACAGTGAAAAAATGCGCGAGATCATTCATGATTTAGCGTACTATTTACGTGCCAAGTTTGATTTTAATCGTACAGAGCGATTCGTCCCGATCCAGCGAGAAATTGAACTCGTACGAGCCTACCTGGAGATTGAACAGGTACGGTACTCGCAGCGGCTTCAGATTGTATTTGATATTGACGAGGCTGTTGCATGCTTTATTCCTCCGCTAACCATTCAACCGCTTGTAGAAAATGCAATTCAACATGGAATTGCCCCACAAGTTTCCGGGGGAACGGTGAAAGTTTCCATTCAACAAATGAGAGACGAGGTTTGTATTACGGTAGAAGATGACGGAGTTGGAATGCCGCAAGAACGCATTCGTCAAATTCTTGACGGGCAATACGATGGAGTTGGATTTAGGAATGTCAATAAACGCCTGCAAACGATGTATAATTGTCAGCTGCAAATCGAAAGTGCAAGTGGAGAAGGGACAAAAGTAGTCATGTTAATAAAGGAAGGGGGAATGCGATAA